CAACTTGAGGTTCTTTTATCTCTTATaatctatgaagcacggacacgacACGTCGACGCTGATAATAActttaaaaaatgaatgaattaaaCGTAATTACAAGTGTCTGTCGTGTCGGTGTCCGACACTGACACGCTATTTTTCAAAGATGCTAGTGCTACGTAGCTTATTATATAAATAGCTTTTACATAAACACTAGTAATATGATACACTTATACTGTAGGTGATaaattaagttgtttatccaaacaagACCCTAATCCAAAAGAACTCTAATCAATCAAGGAAGACAAGaacatatgaaataaataaataaataattgtatGGTGAATGATACTGTGTGTATGCATTAAATGGATGTGTATGTTACACCAACCTCTTGGTGTGCTGTACGTTTGAACTTCTCTCCCTGTTTGGCCAAACGAATCTTTTTCAGCACATACCTACCGGGAGATTAAATCATGAAAATGAACAATAACACTTGAGGTTGATAACTTAACTGTATTGAATTCCaaagtcaaaaaaaattaaacttttctTAATGGGGTTgtccattttcacaaagttaaaAAAGCAAACAAAAATTAACATCTTGAAGTATAGTTTTTGTTGCATAGTTTAAGCACTTAAGGAAAAAAGCTAAAACTCTAATTGACTAAACTTACCGCTTTTTCTCGGACTTATGAAGAACAAGAAAAGCAGAACCAAACGCTCCTCTACCAATTTGTTCTATCACTTCATACTCTTCCATCTTCTTTGACTTCATCTCACTCTTCTCTATCTCCATCCAAAAAAAACAGAAGCTAGAAAACAAAAACAGTGAATCCCTAAAGCAACAGATCCTAATTTCTTACAAACCCAATTCAGGAAATCTAGAGGAAAACAAGAAAAACTATTCTTTTATAGAAATTATGACCAAGTTACCAACCCTTTCTACCCAAAAAAAATCATCTAAATGATGTAATTGAAGAATAGCTTTATAAACTTGAGAgcattaattaattaagaaaataaataaatgtatatagAGTATAAAGTTTGAGGAGTATTCAATGGTGTTTCAGTTTCAGAAACATTGAATTGAATTGTTTTCACAAGAAAGATGAGAGAAGTTACATTCCACAATTATGACAGTAACTACCTCCTCAGAGAGAACTGAACTCAAGAGAGAGAAAACAGAATATATCACTACCAAGAAAATTGAAAGGTTAATGACTTACCCAAAAGAAAGTgcagagagagatagagagggaCAAAAGGTTGTACTGTAGTAGAATAGAATGGAATGGCAACAAAACAAAGTCAAGTTTCTAAAAGCTCAATAGAAAAGGAAGGCTAGTGACACATTTATAAATactttatcttattttatttttctattaatataaaaataaattagtgaaTCTTCgctttttaagtttaaaaataaaaaaatttatattaatgtttgtACCCGCAAAAATCTAGATGGGACAGATAGACACGTTAGAATGTGTGGATCTAAAACTTAATTTGTATTAATAAATGCAGACAAATCAGACATGTCAGCTGGTGCGATCACTAAATATAAATACTTATTTGGTTATTTGGTTAATGAGCATTTCTGTaggtggaaaaataaaagaaaagtctTAATTGGTTGCTTGAGTTTACAGATACACAATAAGGAATGTTCCTAGCACATGTTGTGATGTCACAGTCTTTGTACCTTAATAAACAAAATCCATCAAATGTTTTACATGATCCAATTGCAATAGCCAATAAAGGAAATGGTAttctattaaaatttaaattaatgaaacataaaataaaagtatGTGTTCGTGTGATAGGCTGGCCAACCACCTTACTGGTCCAGGGGGCATGATACGCCTACAACATTCTTTCTTAAAGGTGAAGGGATTGTTTTATAttggttttgatgaatgatgataggACCAGCTTTGAGTTAATTTTCAATTGTCAAGTGTTGTTAAATGTTGAAGATGCTAGTTTATGTTATCTAATGTGGGTCAGTAACCAAGTTGTTGTGATTATGTTGTATACATATTTAGTATATAGTTTAGGTGTTAATTTGGTTTATTTAGCTCTAAGAAATGTAGTAATCATTTCAGAAGCAAGTGCTTAACAAAAGAGATTTTAGGTTAATCACATAATTTGGTAATCATGGTGTCAAATCAAGAACCTAATGAGTTTGCTTAACCAAACCATGAATGAATGAGGTGTAATGTCAGTGTAGTAAACCTTATGGTAGAGGTTACACAGTACATGATCATGAGAAATTCATTAAAATAAGATCCGCAAGTTCACATTTGTTACTCTAATGAACTTATATCCATAAATTCAAGGACAAGCTATTCCTGTTGACCTTCACATGCAAATGGCTTTTCAGAGATCAAGAGGGAAAAAATAGGAGTAGAAAGAACAATAGGGTCATCTTCCTCTGCTTCCAATAATTGCCTTTTTTTCCTTTCCAAGTTAGTATATACTTTTCCTCACATGCAAGCATGACATTGTTATGGGTAAGAAGTTAATAGTACTTATTTGGGTTATATGAGAGACagtaaaaaagttaataaatTTGTAGGAGAGACTTCATTTATTGATGCAACCAGTTGCTTCTATTGAAGCATTTATCAATAGCTGTTTTCTAACCTGAACTTGCCCAGCTCATTGAAGACTACAAATGTCACGGATCTGTTATACATCTACAAAACTAATATGGGGCATAGGTTGATGAGTATTGAATCTTATAATCACCTATAAACATTCAGAAGAAATTTATAAAACCAACAACCATTTTAGTGTCTTCCACACACAAATAAACAATCACCTACGGTCACAACACAACTCAAGTAAAATGGTTGTTCCAAACCAGTCACGTTACATTGCGCATAAGAAAAAACACCAAACAAACACTAACATATGATTACTACATAAAAGGATCAAATGTCATGTTCACACACTTCACATAAATAAATTATACACACGtagtattatttttttactttcgCTTTGATTGCTTGGGTGTTTTTGAAGACCTTCCCTTCTCCAGCTTTTTCTGTGCAGCTGCAAACTCCTCTTCAGATGGCTCTTGCATATCGTCACCACCATACTTCGATACTAGAGACGAAAACATTGAATCAAATTGGCCTTTCCTCTCATTTCGGCGTTGTGATATGACTGCAAACAGATCTGTTTCAGATTGCTTGTTCGACCTATAAGAAAACAATGGATCAGTCCTCAGTTACAGTGGTAATAAATGAATATAACAAGTTAAACTTCGAGTGATAAACTTACTTTGCCTTCCTCTTTAAAGGACTCGTAGGTGGTTTGGTTTCTGACACTTCCTTAGCCCATTTCTGATAGGCTTTTGTTGCCTTAAGTTCTCCTGCAGAATACGGAGAAAAGAAAACAATCATCAAGGAAGATACTTAATAACCATAGAACTAAGACCTAGAGCAAATGTCTGACTGAAACCACGATTAGAAATATCCAGTTAATATTTCTTACCAGCAGCTATAGCCTCGTCGAGAATGTCCTTGAATCGGTGTGAGTCAAGTTTAGCATCGGAACAAAGCATTGAACAGAAAAGCCTGCAAAAAGAACTTACTCGAGTTAACAAACTCAAAGCCTCTTATGAAAAATGGTTCATGCAGAACACAAAAAATTAGCACTCATTTCTTACTTGTTCATATTCCCCTTGCACTTCTTGTACAAATCAATCAAGTCATTCTTCTCTGAGTCAGATCCCCTGTAGTTTGCTTCAAACTCCTCGATATCAGCTTCAGTGACCTGTGGTTCATTACAAAGCATCGCATGTATAAACAATTATACCACTACAATACATCAGGAAATGTGATATCATATATTAAACAGATACCTTCTTGTACATTGTTCTGAAAAACTCGTGAAGATTCTGAACATTTCCTGCAAGATCCTGGTTTTCAAAAAAGATTAATAACCCATAGATGTCTACAACATACCTATATTGCTAAAGGATCCCGAGTTCTAAATTCTAATTGTTGGGCCTTTAACTAGTAACTTGAAAAACATTCAATACTTAAACATTTAAAGTCGTTAAAAGCACTAAATTAGGGGTCAATTTTAACCTAGGCATTGCTAATTGAAAACCCAACATATTATGCTTGATTAATTCATCTGCAGAAGCAATATCAATTAAAAAAGACAACAATAACAGTACTAATAGTACTAGTAGCAACAACATTACTTACATCATCATCAATGCAACCAGTCTGATCATAAAGGGCTCGTTTCTCTTCATCCCCGAGAATGGAAATAACTTTTTGCAGTTGTTGGAATTTCTCTTTAGCCTCCTGTATGAACACAAAGAATTACAATTTACAGCTACCAacactaaaaatctaacaaatgaAAAAGATAAAAACACAATTCAAGGCATAAAATGAAGCCTTAAGGAATCACCTCATCATCGGGATTCTTATCGGGATGAAGCCGCAACGCCAACTTGTAATATGCCTTTTTAATTTCCTGTTGAGAAGCCGTTTTCTCCAAACCAAGAACCTACACTAGCATGCTTTTAGATTAACAATTGAAGATAtcaagtttaaatttttttttttctaatttcaaACGTGATTTCAGTAAAATTTCACAATTGATTATATGAATCAAAATCGAT
The Vicia villosa cultivar HV-30 ecotype Madison, WI linkage group LG6, Vvil1.0, whole genome shotgun sequence genome window above contains:
- the LOC131612672 gene encoding chaperone protein dnaJ 6-like, with product MAPKNKARVSDDEEMEDQPQKSLYQVLGLEKTASQQEIKKAYYKLALRLHPDKNPDDEEAKEKFQQLQKVISILGDEEKRALYDQTGCIDDDDLAGNVQNLHEFFRTMYKKVTEADIEEFEANYRGSDSEKNDLIDLYKKCKGNMNKLFCSMLCSDAKLDSHRFKDILDEAIAAGELKATKAYQKWAKEVSETKPPTSPLKRKAKSNKQSETDLFAVISQRRNERKGQFDSMFSSLVSKYGGDDMQEPSEEEFAAAQKKLEKGRSSKTPKQSKRK